One window of Paenibacillus albicereus genomic DNA carries:
- a CDS encoding Ger(x)C family spore germination protein — protein MGKRICVVLACLLLLSGCWSRRELNDLLVVLGMGIDWEDGQYVVSFQVVNPNEISLKSKSTNRAPGTLYQGRGNTIFEAARSLTTRAPRLMYLGHLQLFVLSEEMARRGVASVIDSPLRDNEARMDYNVVIARGATAEQILELYTPLERLPTYSMQQSLRTSERSWAPTVAVTMGDVVNKLTGDGQQLVLTGIEIVGSRKQADRPGNLIGFRPAASYNYRGIGAFKGDKLIGWLDEKESKGFTDLTDNLDSTSIELPCSKTLHTGIEVTSSDTKIVPRIRGGKAEFLIQIWAQGDIVENACPQVDFSRSSTFDELEKRAEDIVRSNAEAAIRWGKRHEADLFGFGSALGRKHPEYWKQAKATWDVAGFPQANISFQIDLVIRKTGSIGNSVKPKP, from the coding sequence ATGGGGAAACGAATCTGCGTCGTGCTGGCCTGCCTGCTGCTGCTGAGCGGCTGCTGGAGCCGGCGCGAGCTCAACGATCTGCTCGTCGTGCTCGGCATGGGCATCGACTGGGAGGACGGGCAGTACGTCGTCTCGTTCCAGGTCGTCAATCCGAACGAGATCTCCTTGAAGAGCAAAAGCACCAACCGCGCCCCCGGCACGCTGTACCAAGGCCGGGGCAACACGATTTTCGAAGCGGCGCGCTCCCTGACGACCCGAGCTCCCCGCCTCATGTACCTGGGTCACCTGCAGCTGTTCGTGCTGAGCGAGGAGATGGCCCGCCGGGGCGTCGCGAGCGTCATCGACAGCCCGCTGCGGGACAACGAGGCGCGCATGGACTACAACGTCGTCATCGCCCGCGGGGCGACCGCCGAGCAGATCCTGGAGCTGTACACGCCGCTCGAGCGGCTGCCGACCTACAGCATGCAGCAGTCGCTGCGCACCTCCGAGCGCTCCTGGGCGCCGACGGTAGCCGTCACGATGGGCGATGTGGTCAACAAGCTGACGGGCGACGGCCAGCAGCTCGTCCTGACCGGCATCGAGATCGTGGGCAGCCGCAAGCAGGCCGACCGGCCCGGCAACCTGATCGGCTTCCGTCCTGCGGCTTCTTACAACTATCGAGGCATCGGCGCCTTCAAGGGCGACAAGCTGATCGGCTGGCTGGACGAGAAGGAAAGCAAGGGCTTTACCGATCTGACCGACAACCTCGACAGCACCTCCATCGAGCTGCCGTGCTCCAAGACTCTCCATACCGGCATCGAGGTGACGTCCTCCGATACGAAAATCGTTCCCCGGATCCGAGGCGGCAAGGCCGAGTTCCTCATCCAGATCTGGGCGCAGGGCGACATCGTGGAAAATGCCTGCCCGCAGGTCGACTTTTCCCGGTCCTCGACGTTCGACGAGCTGGAGAAAAGGGCGGAAGACATCGTGCGAAGCAATGCGGAAGCCGCGATCCGCTGGGGCAAGCGGCATGAGGCCGATCTGTTCGGCTTCGGGAGCGCGCTCGGCAGGAAGCATCCCGAGTACTGGAAGCAGGCGAAGGCGACCTGGGACGTGGCCGGCTTTCCTCAGGCGAACATTTCGTTCCAGATCGATCTCGTCATCCGCAAGACCGGATCGATCGGCAATTCCGTCAAACCGAAACCGTAG
- a CDS encoding GerAB/ArcD/ProY family transporter translates to MNRVENGRITARQLKIMIIFALIGDSILILPNLMGNIARQDAWLSQLAAIACGMGMAWAYAALLGRLGRLSLVGAWTALLGRIAGGLLGLVYAYAFYIMVLSLLAEISLFMRAQMMHETPAEAIMLSFLIVLTAGMRYGVETFARTSELLYPIFVAMFVFLSLCLLPQIKPDQLLPIARTGLPSIAEGTLLAFSYGFLEAAVLLMLAPYVKEDDEKAARSAVFQGFFTGGLLLFLLMLLCVLVLGPNMMALKHYPTFLLAQRIEIGRFLERMEAFLIFLWIVTVFYKALLYSFSLQKAIGELARLRDDRVLAMPLALLLLAGGMISVPNIAAYNKLIQAYFPYYDLIVYLGLPLLLLALLAIPAARRRLEAKQPSASAAAGPVGASGDSGAG, encoded by the coding sequence ATGAATCGGGTCGAGAACGGACGCATCACCGCGCGCCAGCTCAAGATCATGATTATTTTCGCCCTCATCGGCGACTCCATCCTCATCCTGCCTAACCTGATGGGCAACATCGCCCGCCAGGACGCCTGGCTCTCCCAGCTGGCGGCGATCGCCTGCGGCATGGGAATGGCTTGGGCGTATGCCGCGCTGCTGGGCAGGCTCGGCCGGCTCAGCCTGGTCGGCGCATGGACGGCGCTGCTCGGCCGCATCGCCGGAGGCCTGCTCGGACTCGTGTACGCGTATGCCTTCTACATCATGGTGCTGTCGCTGCTGGCCGAGATCAGCCTGTTCATGCGGGCGCAGATGATGCACGAGACGCCGGCGGAGGCGATCATGCTCTCGTTCCTGATCGTCCTGACCGCGGGCATGCGCTACGGCGTCGAGACGTTCGCGCGGACGAGCGAGCTGCTCTATCCGATCTTCGTCGCGATGTTCGTCTTCTTGTCGCTCTGCCTGCTGCCCCAGATCAAGCCGGACCAGCTGCTGCCGATCGCCCGGACGGGACTGCCATCCATCGCCGAAGGAACGCTGCTCGCTTTCTCCTACGGCTTCTTGGAGGCGGCGGTGCTGCTCATGCTGGCGCCATACGTGAAGGAGGACGACGAGAAGGCGGCTCGCTCGGCCGTCTTCCAAGGCTTCTTCACCGGAGGCCTCCTGCTGTTCCTGCTCATGCTGCTCTGCGTGCTGGTGCTAGGACCGAACATGATGGCGCTCAAGCACTATCCGACGTTCCTGCTCGCCCAGCGCATCGAGATCGGCCGGTTTCTCGAGCGGATGGAGGCTTTCCTGATCTTTCTCTGGATCGTCACCGTCTTCTACAAGGCGCTGCTCTACAGCTTCTCGCTCCAAAAGGCGATCGGCGAGCTCGCGCGGCTGCGGGACGACCGCGTCCTCGCCATGCCGCTCGCGCTGCTCCTGCTTGCGGGAGGCATGATCAGCGTGCCGAACATCGCGGCGTACAACAAGCTGATCCAGGCGTATTTTCCGTATTATGACCTGATCGTCTACCTCGGCTTGCCGCTGCTGCTCCTGGCGCTGCTCGCCATCCCGGCGGCGCGTCGGCGGCTGGAGGCCAAGCAGCCGTCCGCATCTGCTGCCGCCGGACCTGTCGGAGCAAGCGGAGACTCGGGAGCGGGCTGA